The Moorena producens PAL-8-15-08-1 genomic interval ACTGCGCTACATTGAGCAGCATTTTGATCAAGCTTTATTTTCCCAATATCATGCTTGCTCCACAACAGTGACCCGTTCCGAGTTGGAAGCGTATTTTCTGCAATTGAATGACGTGCCGGATATCGCCTTCTGCGAAGAGATAACCGTCACCGTACAAGCAACTCAAGAGGATTTTGACGAGGTAACCTTCTCTGTTTCCTTTTCAATAACAGCTGGGCGGCTGGAAATCCTGTCCGAACTACCCGATGTGCCCAACTTGCTCATGAAAATCCCCCTTGGCATTTTGGCCAAGATTGTGACAGAAAATCTCTCTTGGGATGAGGCTCATATCGGCCATTGGTGCCGCTTTTCCAGAAGCTCTAATATATACAATGCTGGTTTCTGGCGCTTATTACAAGCTCCATACTATCACAAGCCTGCCTCAGTGCCACCCATAGACCATCAGCCGATCACAGGCGACACCGTCATCGCCGACTTGCTGGAAACCCATGGTAACCAAGCTCAAAGGATTCTAGGCCGCTATGGATTATACTGTCTGGGCTGTCATCATTCAACCCACGACACGATCACACTAGGGGCAAAACAACATGGCCTAAACAAAAATACGGTTGATCGCTTGGTTCGAGAACTTAACCAGACATTCGACTCAAAAAAGGAAGAAAGCACAATATGAAACCTTCGATGATCTTAGCCAACAAAATTGCTTATTGGACCGTTCCACCAGGGATCAAAAAAGTTATTCTTTCGAACTTGAGCACATGGGTAGAGAGCTTGAATTTCTATACCATCCCACGAGAGCACCAACTTCTTCTACAAAAAAATCAGGTCTTGCACAATCGCCATGCCGGAGAGCGCTGCTTTATTCTGGCCACCGGGCCGAGCATCAAATCACAGAACCTTAAATTGTTGCAGGGGGAGAACTGTATTGCGGTAAGTAATTTCTTCCTCCACCCAGATTATAGCCTGATCCGGCCACGTTACTACTGCATCGCCCCTTATCATCTCCCGCTTACAGAAGAATCTTGGTCCGGTTGGATGAAAGAATTGGATCACGGAACTGGAGATAGTACATTTTTCTTTGCCCTGGGCGACCAAAAACGAGTAGAGGGAGCTGGGCATTTTGCCAATCGACAAGTTCATTATCTCTGGTTTGGTGCCTCCTCAGAGATGATCGTGAATTCAGGGATCGATCTCACCCGTCCTATCTTGCCAATTCACACCGTCACGATTATGGCATTGCAAGTGGCGATTTATATGGGCTTCCGACAAATTTACCTGCTTGGCTGTGACCACAATCAGATTATCGGCTTGAATAAGAGCAAATATTTTTTCTCAACAGAAGAATTTGTGCAGGTTACCAAACGCCCTCTGGAGTGGAATGAGCGCGACATTGAGTGGTTTTGCCAGGAATATGTCGATCAGTGGGGAAATTACAAGCTGATGCGCCGTGTGGCGGACGCAAATTCCATTCAAATCCTAAATGCCACGCCCAATAGCTTGCTAGATGTCTTTGAGAGGGTTAAGTATGAGTCACTTTTCAACGGTAACTAATAGACTTCGCGGCAGTTGTCGGGAACAGGGAATAGGGAACAGGGAACAGTGGACAAGAATTGACGTAAACACTATCATAAAAATACTTTGGCAAGAGGTCTAATCAAATAAAGCCGATCATCTAGATGGGTTATGGGTGCTCTATTGAGTTGTACTAAAAATTAGTATAAAGCTCAAACTAGTTAACTTTTATAAATAACTAATAAACCTCTAGCCAAAGTGTTTTCATGAGCGTGTAATGCTCTATTATTATACTTTTAAAGTATACCTTTTACCCCTGACGGGGCGACAGGTCAGCTAGAATGTAGCCAGAATAAGCGATCTAGCTCTTATCCCTCTTCAATAATACCTGAGGGGGTGACAAAAAAGCTAAAAGCAATGCAGCGCATCAACCCCCTGTGAGCATCTCCCCCATCTCCCCATCTCCCCATCTCCCCATCTCCCCATCTCCCCACACTCTTCCCCTTCCCTACAGCCGCAGGTGCAATGTGTCGCAAAGCTGATCAAAATAGGATTGAAAGTCTTTTGTCGTTGATACCTCAGAGGGGAAGATGGCTTGATGGATTGCTTCTCCAACTGCTTTGGCTAACCGTGGTGGTACAGCATTACCAACCTGTCTGTATCGTGATGTTTTAGAACCTTTGAATACAAAATGATCAGGAAAGGATTGGAGTCTAGCTGATTCCCTTACCGTCAGCCGTCTTACCCCTTCAATTGTTCCTGATCTGGGTTTTCCCCCATTCATTAAATGACGATGATACACCAGTAAAACACCTTCAGGGTCAATAATGTGGGTTCGGTAACCTCCCATAGTAGCGGTAATGGTAGGACTTGGTGCATCGAAATTGATGGGTTTTCCCCCACCCTTGACTAGGGTTCCTGTCCAAGGGGTAGGACGAATCACGGGTTTATTGGCATAGGAAACGTTAGTGCTATTCGGCTCATAGTCGGGAACATCAGTTAAGGCTGAACCTGATGAAATATAGGAATTAGATGTCCCTAAACCATGGGTTTTTAGGGGAAACGTAAAATCGGTTTTTGTGGCTAAACCGACCAAAAATAGACGTTCACGATACTGAGGAATTCCATAGGATGCTGCTTCTAAAAGCTCTACATAAACTGAATAATCCAGAGCTTGAAACTGCTGAATAATCCATTGATAATAGTTAAAATTTTTAGAGCTTTGCAACCCACGCATAGTTTCCATTAAAAATGCCTTGGGTCGAATCTCCCTGACTGCTCGAATGAATTCTGGAACTAAATCTTTATTGTTGGCTTCGGATAACTGTTTATTTGGGTCTTGGTTTAGGACAGAGAAAGGTTGACAAGGTGGTGACCCTACTACTAGGTCAATACCTTGAAATTGAGTAAAGTCTAAGGCTCTAACATCGGAGCGAATAACATTAGCGCTAGGAAAGTTTTCTCGATAAGTGGAAACAGCAGATTTATCAATTTCTATTGCTGTGGTGATCTGCCACCCAGCCATATGGAAACCTAGAGAAAGGCCACCTGCCCCTGCAAATATATCGATGGCGTTTTTGGAATCATTCATCAGTTAGCGAGCCGCTTTTCTCTATTAGCTATAGCGTTTTTATTTGCAGCAGGGAGCAGGGAGTAGGGAGTAGGGAGTAGGGAGTAGGGGTAATAAAATTTACTGTACCTCATAACTATGATCACGGCTATATTTGGACTAATTTTAGTTTAAGGGTATAAG includes:
- a CDS encoding DNA cytosine methyltransferase, with the protein product MNDSKNAIDIFAGAGGLSLGFHMAGWQITTAIEIDKSAVSTYRENFPSANVIRSDVRALDFTQFQGIDLVVGSPPCQPFSVLNQDPNKQLSEANNKDLVPEFIRAVREIRPKAFLMETMRGLQSSKNFNYYQWIIQQFQALDYSVYVELLEAASYGIPQYRERLFLVGLATKTDFTFPLKTHGLGTSNSYISSGSALTDVPDYEPNSTNVSYANKPVIRPTPWTGTLVKGGGKPINFDAPSPTITATMGGYRTHIIDPEGVLLVYHRHLMNGGKPRSGTIEGVRRLTVRESARLQSFPDHFVFKGSKTSRYRQVGNAVPPRLAKAVGEAIHQAIFPSEVSTTKDFQSYFDQLCDTLHLRL